CTGGTTCCATGGCCCGCATGGCTTCTACGGCCACGTCGATAACCGCTGGGATCCCCATCACGGCTACGCCGGTCCGCTTCCCGGACGCGGCGAAGCAGCCTTCGGCGGCTTCCGCGGAAACGAAGCGCGCGATGGACGCGGCAACATCGGCAATGCCGGTCATGACCCCGGCGGCGAACGTCACCCCGGCTTCTCCGGTGGCGGCCGCGGCGGCCCCGGCGGACGTCGCTAAAGCAGAATCAGGACAGGTATACCCGGCTGGCACATGCTCTCCGTGGCCTTTTCCTCAAGAAAAGGCCACCTGCATCCACACGGCATGGGTACGGTTGTCCTGTTTCTGCGTTAAAGCATAACGGGCAGGCTTCCGGCACACATGCGGAAGCCTGCCTCATTTCCAGATCATTTCAGCTCTGCGCTTTATGCAGGCGCCAGCCAGTTTTACCTGGCTAGACGTGCTCCTCTGCCGTCAGCGCTATCTGCTCCGGCCGCGGAGGCTTGGTCGCCAGGCTCACCGCGAAGAGACAGAAGACCGCCGCAATCAGCGCCGGGAAGATCGCATCCCGCTCAGCGATCGCCGCCGGCAGGTAGCTATGCACGAAGGCGGTATTCCAGAACACCGTCACGAACGTGCCTGCCGCAATTGCGCTCACCGCGCCCGCCGCATTGGCCCGCTTCCAGTAGAACGCTGCGAGGATCACCGGCGTCAGCGCAGCCGAGTACACCGTGTACGCGTAGAGCGCCTTCGCCAGCACCGACTCGGTGCCCATCGCCTGCCACAGCGCCCACGCCCCCAGCAGCACCACCATCAGCCGCGACACGATCAGGATCGTCTTGTTCGAAGCCCCCGGCGCAATGTAGCGCGCAAAGACGTCCTCGATCAGGTTCGTCGCCGGCGAGAACAGATAGTTGTTCGCCGTCGAGATCACCTTCGCAAAGATCGCGCCCATCAGCACGGCACCCAGGATTCCCGGCATGCCATGCAACGCGCTGTAGGCAAGAATTTCGCGCGGATGATTCGCCACCTCGCCACCCTTGAACAGTGCCGAGCCGACCACGGCCAGCGCCACGATCACGGTCTCGAGAATCACCGTGCCCACAATCCAGCCCACCACGGCCACGCGCGCGTCCTTCTCGCTCTTCGCCGAAAAGAACTTCTGATACATCGACTGGTTGCCCAGCATCAGCAGGCA
The Silvibacterium dinghuense DNA segment above includes these coding regions:
- a CDS encoding sodium:solute symporter family protein encodes the protein MSPLYAAVLGVIIVTLLVVSLLRARTVKTKADFLVAGRSLPAFVLVFTLLSSWIGSGSLLAGAENAYRHGFVALWQGGGGWAGLLLIYFIAPRARRFAQFTIPDLLEARYSQLARVLGVIAVLFAYTAITSYQFIGGGDILHLIFPTVISATAGKILLAVFVTLLTAIAGMSSVAYMDVVIGLLATVSMLVAFPVLVHAAGGWDAVRHTLPATHFQVLGDYTLLKALELFLPTCLLMLGNQSMYQKFFSAKSEKDARVAVVGWIVGTVILETVIVALAVVGSALFKGGEVANHPREILAYSALHGMPGILGAVLMGAIFAKVISTANNYLFSPATNLIEDVFARYIAPGASNKTILIVSRLMVVLLGAWALWQAMGTESVLAKALYAYTVYSAALTPVILAAFYWKRANAAGAVSAIAAGTFVTVFWNTAFVHSYLPAAIAERDAIFPALIAAVFCLFAVSLATKPPRPEQIALTAEEHV